One Plasmodium vivax chromosome 13, whole genome shotgun sequence genomic region harbors:
- a CDS encoding hypothetical protein, conserved (encoded by transcript PVX_085175A; Apicoplast targeted protein. Curated by Stuart Ralph, Walter and Eliza Hall Institute of Medical Research, Australia.) has product MDRVGNKAPAKGVDLLTVKNVILLVLGVTAFILIYKFMRHRKRVSEFKRNSEIDKKMKMSREKRLQELEKEMMANKQKMSEQVNKGDDKKDKALDSDKPKPDSKNNSSFSHFRDLSNYYRPSIRNRLREKL; this is encoded by the coding sequence ATGGACAGGGTGGGGAACAAGGCTCCCGCAAAGGGAGTGGATTTACTGACAGTCAAAAATGTGATCCTGCTAGTGTTGGGCGTTACAGCttttatacttatttatAAGTTCATGAGACATCGAAAGAGAGTTTCGGAATTTAAGAGGAATAGCGAAATAGAtaaaaagatgaaaatgtCAAGGGAGAAAAGGCTGCAAGaattggaaaaagaaatgatgGCTAATAAACAGAAGATGAGCGAACAGGTGAACAAGGGAGATgacaaaaaagataaagcaTTAGATTCGGACAAACCCAAACCAGATTCCAAGAACAATTCGTCGTTCAGCCATTTTAGGGATTTATCAAACTACTACAGGCCGTCCATAAGAAATAGGTTACGCGAAAAGCTTTGA
- a CDS encoding hypothetical protein, conserved (encoded by transcript PVX_085180A), with product MIPCVLLYCLNLLFLAYFLKVSCSSCDMTINRKNVKSFVFNSHSEYINALNRSKPDYPGNVFPTGNANLSKAGGHAAAGAEGAVKAGKGGKKKQEEKKPEGKKPEEKKVEEKKPAERKPQEKKPEEKKPAEKKPAERKPQEKKPEEKKPAEKKSAEKKLVETKPEEKKVEGKKPEEKKVEEKKPAEKKPAERKPQEKKPEEKKPAEKKSAEKKLVEKKPQEKKAEQKEAVKPEKKEEKRLQKEEQKVVKKLGQKLGPKLGSQVEPKLQPTVGPKLGSQIEPKLQATIGPKLGFPVDPKLQPTVGPKLGFPVEPKLQPRVVSKLGSSMEPKLQPTVGPKLGSQIEPKLQATIGPKLGFPVEPKLQPRVVSKLGSSMEPKLQPKVVPKLGSSMEPKLQPKVVPKLGSSMEPKLQPKVGPKLGSSMEPKLQPKVGPKVGKKVQSRTHQKTKEDHAQSQKVGDPVEAVPMPNQNVDEVVKENLLPSEKVDQWIQSIPLPNQKDGANSSLPNEKVNQWIQAFPLSNERVDKKPPTERPTDKLATRTPLSERRRAKKRDEWIKVMPLSNEKVDHRVQADLLSDEAANRTTLSERILSQVETQRIPSTRLPTQVDNPRVQSECAQGKIKMANQKTPGKRVPSERVGQKKPKEDIATPPEVRGIKKYADKLQRIAKREKREVAKEEKREVAKEEKREVAKEEKKVETNEETKGDSTEDTSGDTSGDTSEDAHTDSYEGVPQGALKEQKWSDKKERNKKGWFGTYWSQSTKKSKPSKPANAEKKGAKKSNLIPLICKRANMRKDEEFKLTEENCLVTELPKKDLDASEKKNLENEPPLDKEGMIQKVDGSYLRVQPIDYNRAEKGIKDEEKITRRGSFGFLTSPSSSYHLGEGIINTQEPLGVCDAEAGKHLDILSGQVVRDGEGVDPCNAIKRSDGDVVSARGEHNVIFGGVDQVKRRGAKSKRRREGKRRRGEAKRKAGGARKEEAKREEEEEEEVKVGEDEAKKEEEEEVKVGEDEAKKEEEEEEEEEVKTGEDYTKKEKEEEEEEEEAKVGDDEAKKEEEEEEEVKMGDEETKEEKEEKEEKEEEEAKVEDEDGNVKRKDDTEDSGIDSDDAQKKHAEEVPGEPAEGAHLEDKLYDDYEDEDDYDDDEDDYDEEEEEEEEEDDEEEEEEEEEEEEEEEADDIDEVINRHLEEVEKIEQSLGLAKKEGSSEMVLVPTPSKGSKFDNTDTESVASASTSTSGGNDDVGGEEKEFGKKDRFRYKSTNVNVYERYKKDLKLYSEMVKDNELNEFYKEIIRNRELVDVNYKNEYALKMKYHKGYDFSLHNLHIVNEQKASEKFYSNFVATCDEEDNATFQDVNYFADLTKVDIDPVMFKEFYIRSSVCDGEYLPLKSTLVEKICFLSNHLKKNPYINRIKIKSKKSILYRLFLNIVKTFKKLSLKQCIKNVEESNLLDILFLLNEEIVKESKKDLNIGKCLNNVIARNRDWYDLINFIVTIMFGCTTYMKEHYFLTEEERNALITTDQVVDLPIFEYLNSNVIDIFVPANVQTQIDVDLLKDITDAPEDKKKMYQTWYVCYLFTHKVYLVNKMWNVIKKWEASKFIPNPWYIDHIGSALVPQIMNLHHLEEDKYVFFRYIDSLQIFVSFKRSKKYPLPNYDKNNFHLVENIVAFQGTASPFMWILNVIYELTSYPFLTKGKLHKAYLFIFKRVVKPYLHVLKKNILNEIKDEKSKYTKENPYVIIFTGHSFGAAIAHLSSFYLAKILKARNNPKVKVLSVTFGMPMFFDEQFSEDFRKSGVISNNISIDYDPIPCTMAIPGFNDFKDPDEEKKLSIILKVNDLKSINHDFGENIFNGNELFHHERNQPRSMIHLLTKYIFNNNIFLELGELHISQTHYFFYYVFLTLLSGWANEAEWGTFFLIPFFLFDIINFTHSEIMTKSKEVHKKYREDLMKKLQSSQKNKGGGGKK from the coding sequence atgatacCATGCGTATTGTTGTACTGTTTAAACCTCCTGTTCTTAGCCTACTTCTTAAAGGTCTCATGTTCCTCGTGTGACATGACCATTAACCGAAAAAATGTTAAGTCCTTTGTGTTCAATAGCCACTCTGAATACATTAATGCTTTGAACAGGTCCAAACCTGATTATCCTGGAAACGTCTTTCCCACGGGGAATGCGAATTTGTCCAAGGCGGGAGGCCATGCGGCTGCTGGTGCTGAGGGGGCCGTAAAGGcagggaagggggggaagaagaaacaggaggagaagaagccggagggaaagaagccggaggagaagaaggtggaggaaaagaaaccaGCGGAAAGGAAGCcgcaggagaagaagccagaggaaaagaaaccaGCGGAAAAGAAACCAGCGGAAAGGAAGCcgcaggagaagaagccagaggaaaagaaaccaGCGGAAAAGAAATCAGCGGAAAAAAAGCTGGTGGAGACGAAGccggaggagaagaaggtggagggaaagaagccggaggagaagaaggtggaggaaaagaaaccaGCGGAAAAGAAACCAGCGGAAAGGAAGCcgcaggagaagaagccagaggaaaagaaaccaGCGGAAAAGAAATCAGCGGAAAAAAAGCTGGTGGAGAAGAAGCCGCAGGAGAAGAAAGCGGAGCAGAAGGAGGCGGTGAAGCctgagaagaaggaagaaaagaggctccagaaggaggagcagaaAGTTGTGAAGAAATTGGGACAGAAATTGGGACCAAAGTTGGGATCCCAAGTGGAACCGAAGCTGCAACCCACTGTAGGACCAAAACTAGGATCCCAAATAGAACCCAAATTGCAGGCCACTATAGGACCCAAACTGGGATTCCCAGTGGATCCGAAGCTGCAACCCACTGTAGGACCCAAACTGGGATTCCCAGTGGAACCGAAGCTTCAACCCAGGGTTGTATCCAAACTGGGATCCTCAATGGAACCGAAGCTGCAACCCACTGTAGGACCAAAACTAGGATCCCAAATAGAACCCAAATTGCAGGCCACTATAGGACCCAAACTGGGATTCCCAGTGGAACCGAAGCTTCAACCCAGGGTTGTATCCAAACTGGGATCCTCAATGGAACCGAAGCTGCAGCCCAAAGTGGTACCCAAACTGGGATCCTCAATGGAACCGAAGCTGCAGCCCAAAGTGGTACCCAAACTGGGATCCTCAATGGAACCAAAACTGCAACCCAAAGTGGGACCCAAACTGGGATCCTCAATGGAACCAAAACTGCAACCCAAAGTGGGACCCAAAGTAGGGAAGAAAGTCCAAAGCAGGACTCACCAAAAGACCAAAGAAGACCATGCGCAGAGCCAAAAAGTTGGCGACCCGGTTGAGGCAGTACCCATGCCGAACCAAAATGTGGACGAAGTGGTTAAAGAAAACCTCCTGCCCAGCGAAAAAGTTGACCAATGGATCCAGTCAATCCCCCTGCCGAACCAAAAGGATGGGGCGAACTCCTCCTTGCCCAACGAAAAAGTTAACCAGTGGATTCAGGCATTTCCCCTATCCAACGAAAGAGTTGATAAGAAGCCTCCAACAGAAAGGCCAACTGATAAATTGGCTACTCGAACGCCGCTGTCAGAACGAAGGagagccaaaaaaagggatgaaTGGATTAAGGTAATGCCTCTGTCCAATGAAAAAGTGGACCACAGAGTTCAAGCAGACCTCCTATCCGATGAAGCAGCCAATCGAACGACGCTCTCAGAGCGCATACTCTCCCAAGTAGAAACTCAGAGGATCCCATCAACTCGCCTGCCTACCCAAGTAGACAACCCGAGAGTGCAGTCGGAATGCGCGCAgggaaaaatcaaaatggcTAATCAGAAGACTCCTGGAAAGCGTGTACCCAGCGAACGGGTGGGCCAAAAGAAACCCAAAGAGGATATAGCCACGCCGCCGGAGGTaaggggcataaaaaaatatgcagacAAGTTGCAGCGAATTgcgaagagggaaaaaagagaggtggcaaaggaggaaaaaagagaggtggcaaaggaggaaaaaagagaggtggcaaaggaagaaaaaaaagtggaaacaAACGAAGAGACAAAAGGAGACTCAACGGAGGACACATCAGGCGACACATCAGGAGACACATCAGAGGACGCGCACACCGATAGCTACGAAGGCGTACCACAAGGGGCCctgaaggaacaaaaatggagcgacaaaaaagaaaggaataaaaagggCTGGTTTGGCACCTACTGGAGTcaaagcacaaaaaaaagtaaaccAAGCAAACCAGCAAATGctgagaaaaaaggagccaaAAAATCCAATTTAATTCCCCTAATCTGTAAAAGGGCTAATATGAGAAAAGATGAAGAGTTTAAGTTAACGGAAGAGAATTGCTTGGTGACGGAATTGCCTAAAAAAGATTTAGATGCgagtgaaaagaaaaacttaGAAAATGAGCCGCCACTTGACAAAGAGGGAATGATACAAAAGGTAGACGGCAGTTACTTAAGGGTCCAACCAATTGATTACAACAGAGCGGAAAAGGGAATAAAAGACGAAGAGAAAATTACACGCAGAGGAAGCTTCGGTTTTCTTACGAGCCCAAGCAGTTCCTACCACTTAGGAGAAGGCATAATTAATACACAAGAACCCCTGGGGGTGTGCGATGCAGAGGCAGGAAAACATTTAGATATTTTGAGCGGGCAGGTCGTGCGAGACGGGGAAGGAGTGGATCCGTGCAATGCGATAAAGAGGAGTGATGGAGACGTAGTGTCAGCAAGAGGGGAGCATAATGTGATATTCGGAGGGGTGGATCAAGTGAAAAGGAGAGGCGCGAAgtcgaagaggaggagagaggggaagaggaggagaggaGAGGCGAAAAGGAAGGCAGGCGGCGcgagaaaggaagaagcgaaaagggaggaggaggaggaggaagaggtgaaAGTAGGGGAAGACGaagccaaaaaggaggaggaggaagaggtgaaAGTAGGGGAAGACGaagccaaaaaggaggaggaggaggaggaggaggaagaggtgaaAACAGGGGAAGACTAtaccaaaaaggagaaggaggaagaagaagaagaagaagaagctaaaGTGGGGGATGACGaagccaaaaaggaggaggaggaagaagaagaggtgaAAATGGGAGACGAAGAAACCAAAGAGGAGAAAGAGGAgaaagaggagaaggaggaggaagaagcgaaagtAGAAGACGAAGACGGCAACGTGAAAAGGAAGGACGACACGGAAGATAGCGGCATCGACAGCGACGACGCGCAGAAGAAGCATGCGGAGGAGGTGCCCGGGGAACCCGCGGAGGGAGCACATTTGGAAGATAAACTGTACGACGACTATGAGGATGAAGATGActatgatgatgatgaagacgATTATgacgaggaagaagaggaggaagaagaggaagatgatgaggaagaagaagaggaggaggaggaagaagaagaagaagaagaagcggacGACATCGATGAGGTAATAAATCGGCACttggaagaagtggagaaaaTTGAACAATCTCTAGGacttgcaaaaaaagagggtTCTTCCGAAATGGTCCTAGTGCCCACTCCTTCGAAAGGCTCCAAGTTTGACAACACAGATACGGAGAGTGTCGCGAGTGCCAGCACGAGCACCAGTGGAGGTAACGACgatgtggggggggaagaaaaagaatttggAAAGAAAGACCGATTTAGATACAAATCAACGAATGTAAATGTATACGAAAGGTACAAAAAGGACCTCAAACTGTACAGCGAAATGGTGAAAGATAATGAGCTAAATGAGTTCTACAAGGAAATAATAAGAAATAGAGAATTAGTAGATgtaaattacaaaaacgaATATGCGCTAAAAATGAAGTACCATAAAGGGTATGATTTTTCGCTACACAATTTACATATTGTGAATGAACAAAAAGCaagtgaaaaattttattccaaTTTTGTAGCGACCTGTGATGAGGAAGACAATGCGACATTTCAAGATGTCAATTATTTTGCCGATTTGACAAAAGTAGATATAGATCCCGTCATGTTTAAAGAGTTTTACATAAGGTCTAGTGTATGTGATGGGGAATACTTACCTTTGAAAAGTACCCTGGTGGAAAAGATATGCTTCCTATCAaaccatttgaagaaaaacccCTACATTAACAGAATCAAAATTAAGAGCAAAAAATCGATTCTGTACCgcctctttttaaatatagtGAAAACGTTTAAAAAGTTATCCCTAAAACAGTGCATTAAGAATGTGGAAGAATCCAACCTACTGGATATTCTGTTTCTGCTGAATGAAGAAATTGTGAAGGAATCGAAAAAAGACCTGAACATAGGGAAATGCCTAAATAATGTAATAGCTCGAAATAGGGACTGGTACGATTTAATCAACTTCATCGTGACGATCATGTTTGGCTGTACAACCTACATGAAGGAGCACTACTTTTTAACTgaggaagaaagaaacgCATTAATAACCACGGACCAAGTTGTAgatttgcccatttttgaatATCTAAACTCGAACGTCATTGACATTTTTGTCCCTGCCAATGTGCAAACGCAAATTGACGTAGACCTGCTGAAGGACATTACGGATGCGCCAGaggataagaagaaaatgtaCCAAACGTGGTATGTCTGCTATCTGTTCACGCATAAAGTATATTTAGTAAACAAAATGTGGAATGTGATAAAGAAATGGGAGGCATCGAAATTTATCCCCAACCCGTGGTACATAGATCATATAGGAAGTGCCCTCGTTCCCCAGATAATGAATTTACATCACCTGGAGGAAGATAAGTATGTCTTTTTCAGGTACATTGATTcgcttcaaatttttgtatcCTTtaagagaagcaaaaaataccCCTTACCAAATTATGACAAGAATAATTTCCACTTGGTAGAAAATATTGTAGCTTTTCAAGGAACGGCTAGTCCCTTCATGTGGATTCTAAATGTGATATACGAGCTAACTTCGTACCCCTTTTTGACAAAGGGAAAACTGCACAAGGCGTATTTGTTCATCTTCAAACGGGTAGTGAAGCCCTACCTGCACGtcttaaagaaaaacattttaaacgAAATAAAGGATGAGAAGTCTAAATATACGAAGGAGAATCCGTACGTCATTATATTCACTGGCCACTCCTTTGGTGCAGCTATTGCCCATTTGAGCTCCTTTTATTTggccaaaattttgaaggcTAGAAATAACCCCAAAGTGAAGGTACTCTCCGTGACTTTTGGAATGCCCATGTTTTTTGATGAACAATTTTCGGAAGACTTCCGAAAAAGTGGTGTCATTAGTAACAACATCAGTATTGATTATGATCCCATACCGTGCACGATGGCAATCCCTGGTTTCAACGATTTTAAGGAcccagatgaagaaaaaaaactatccATCATTTTGAAGGTTAATGATTTGAAGAGCATAAATCACGATTttggggaaaatattttcaacgGAAATGAACTGTTTCATCACGAAAGGAATCAGCCGCGCTCCATGATACACCTGCttacaaaatatatctttAACAATAATATCTTTCTCGAGTTGGGAGAGCTACACATTTCGCAGACGCACTACTTTTTTTACTATGTGTTTTTAACTCTGCTGTCCGGATGGGCCAATGAGGCCGAATGGGGCACTTTCTTCCTCAtcccatttttcctctttgacATTATCAACTTCACGCACAGCGAAATTATGACCAAGTCGAAAGAGGTGCACAAAAAGTACAGAGAggatttaatgaaaaaattgcagagCAGCCAGAAGAATAAAGGCGGCGGCGGTAAGAAGTAG
- a CDS encoding hypothetical protein, conserved (encoded by transcript PVX_085185A), translating into MRKELLTIEYIDEENERSEIQLKVHIKGSLREHYYDTCVKQYRENKLKENKYEYAYLKDVPINNLINYIKKEDYLGIFLKHVNEDIIRVYQKMNNLHLIGSPRLTNNSSHITISKFSDVHLTFSIDKFPKIKFNKSYVRLPMKVEIPPYERGSTFREFLKVIQNEKEKENEVTVSVDENHKVDWNDDVYVNVCRGWVYSSSNEYHSDVCHVEGEVTNKWVSHGGGRSQEETPDDATMSEALKSREKIKDLIDIDKTEEEFINSSEIFDEEKEEKGAPKNDENLFNDTNVGDMEECKYYDEFLQSSKFSKYFKEGYQLPADVISMKGEVITVKENCNPLGINESLIGLSINEKKNITAYLPVDLFKAHFDSSADAGDRRSCEGAAQVTGIDKDGTSRDGTSRDGTSTDGISRESINKFREVIYSEIKKLKSRSFFRRLEDILRSNQGRFFDRDGAITGEKSTGGAISGEEPTGEESTGGEPTREGDIEFILNDNSPLYDGEEAEGEDDEEAHPQPQSQPQSQSLRAPPGEQDHPEEETQFNKNFDKYLEELLKDDINSLDEKLHGRGAAPKTEDILRNVCDPNEYEKCEEGNAKKGGIGKKTDEEEMLNDYMLGKCDLVKCVLEVHVLDVKSRKRSEEDIKDYVKKKYNKTMDELHDEVEERAMKDIQNKCVDQRRMEAYKKLMEISSLNVPTTLFHAQGKMLYSSYLKKKKMQNSENDKNEKVLSFEEFINKSQKEIYDQVKFSFIVKTIFQNAKLKVNYDDVIKDVLKTLLKTPTNNVKSLIKKIHTIHQAQCVLDFVSLNGDISFVTNNNSSVNFSVTMKKGSHYTKEEFLNADEALEDPQAGPRTGEEASPSRKSSPLCGEERNGKNDKCGNTPNDGDQKGKQKIFNFTDESNFVVENKKEDNEQVELEYFTFKKGANYTKYFEEKYKKK; encoded by the coding sequence ATGCGAAAAGAACTTCTAACCATCGAGTACATCGACGAAGAAAACGAACGAAGCGAAATCCAGCTGAAGGTGCACATCAAGGGGAGTCTGAGGGAGCACTACTATGACACATGCGTAAAACAATATAGGGAAAACAAActgaaggaaaataaatacgaATACGCCTATTTGAAGGACGTCCCCATTAACAATttgattaattatattaagaaaGAGGACTACCTAGGCATCTTCCTTAAACATGTAAATGAGGACATCATTCGGGTGtatcaaaaaatgaataacctCCACTTGATCGGGTCCCCAAGACTTACGAACAATAGTAGCCACATAACCATCAGCAAGTTTAGCGATGTGCATCTGACCTTCTCAATTGATAAGTtcccaaaaataaaatttaacaaatcgTATGTCCGCTTACCCATGAAGGTGGAAATACCTCCGTACGAAAGGGGCAGCACTTTTAGGGAATTCCTAAAGGTgatacaaaatgaaaaggaaaaagaaaatgaagtgaCCGTAAGTGTAGATGAAAATCATAAAGTAGATTGGAATGATGATGTGTATGTTAATGTGTGCAGGGGGTGGGTCTACAGTTCGAGCAACGAGTACCACAGTGATGTGTGCCACGTTGAGGGGGAAGTTACAAACAAATGGGTATCACatggaggggggaggagccaaGAAGAAACCCCCGATGATGCAACAATGAGTGAAGCTTTGAAGAGTCGAGAGAAAATTAAAGACCTAATCGATATTGACAAAACTGAAGAAGAATTTATTAACAGTTCAGAAATATTtgatgaggagaaggaagaaaaaggtgcccccaaaaatgatgaaaatttatttaatgataCAAACGTGGGAGATATGGAGGAGTGTAAGTACTATGATGAGTTTTTGCAAAGCTCTAAATTTAGTAAGTACTTTAAAGAGGGGTACCAACTGCCCGCGGACGTCATTTCCATGAAGGGCGAGGTCATCACGGTGAAGGAGAATTGCAACCCCTTGGGGATTAACGAGTCTCTTATAGGGCTGTCcataaatgagaaaaagaacATAACCGCCTACCTCCCTGTGGATCTGTTCAAGGCGCACTTTGACTCCTCTGCCGATGCGGGGGACCGAAGGAGCTGCGAAGGGGCTGCCCAGGTTACGGGCATCGACAAGGATGGTACAAGCAGGGATGGCACAAGCAGGGATGGCACAAGCACAGATGGCATAAGCAGGGAGAGCATAAACAAATTTAGGGAAGTCATTTACAGCGAAATTAAGAAGCTCAAGAGCCGCAGCTTCTTTCGCAGGCTGGAGGACATTCTGAGGAGCAACCAGGGCAGGTTCTTCGACCGGGACGGGGCGATTACCGGTGAGAAGTCCACCGGTGGGGCGATTAGCGGTGAAGAACCTACCGGTGAAGAGTCCACCGGTGGGGAGCCTACCCGTGAGGGGGACATCGAATTTATCCTAAACGATAACAGCCCGCTGTATGATGGGGAAGAGGCGGAGGGTGAGGACGATGAAGAAGCGCACCCGCAGCCGCAATCGCAGCCGCAGTCTCAATCACTACGGGCACCGCCCGGTGAGCAGGACCACCCCGAGGAAGAGACCCAGTTCAACAAAAACTTCGACAAGTACCTGGAGGAGCTGCTCAAAGATGATATAAACTCCCTGGATGAGAAACTACACGGGAGGGGAGCAGCTCCAAAGACGGAGGACATTCTGCGCAATGTGTGTGACCCTAATGAGTACGAGAAATGTGAAgagggaaatgcaaaaaaaggaggaataGGTAAAAAAACggatgaggaagaaatgCTAAATGATTATATGCTTGGAAAATGCGACTTGGTCAAGTGCGTATTGGAGGTACACGTGTTGGACGTAAAGTCGCGAAAAAGGAGTGAAGAAGATATAAAAGattatgtgaaaaaaaaatacaacaaaaCGATGGATGAGCTTCATGACGAAGTGGAAGAGAGAGCCATGAAGGACATACAAAACAAATGTGTAGACCAGAGGAGAATGGAagcttataaaaaattaatggaaATTTCGTCGCTAAATGTACCCACAACGTTGTTTCACGCGCAAGGGAAAATGCTATACAGCAgctatttgaagaaaaaaaaaatgcaaaacagcgaaaatgataaaaacgaaaaagtgtTAAGCTTTGAAGAGTTCATCAACAAATCACAGAAAGAAATTTATGACCAAgtgaaattttcatttatcgTTAAGAcgattttccaaaatgcaAAGTTAAAGGTAAATTACGACGACGTAATAAAGGACGTATTAAAAACGCTACTCAAAACTCCAACCAATAATGTAAAAtcgttaataaaaaaaatccataCCATTCACCAGGCGCAGTGCGTACTCGATTTTGTATCCCTAAATGGTGATATTTCCTTCGTGACGAATAATAACTCGTCTGTTAATTTTTCAGTCACCATGAAAAAGGGGTCGCACTACACAAAGGAGGAATTCCTTAACGCGGACGAGGCGTTGGAGGATCCCCAGGCAGGTCCGCGCACAGGGGAGGAGGCATCACCATCGCGGAAATCGTCCCCCCTTTGTGGTGAAGAAAGGAAcggaaaaaatgacaaatgtGGAAACACACCAAATGATGGggaccaaaaggggaaacagaaaatttttaactttacGGATGAATCCAATTTTGTGGTGGAAAACAAGAAGGAGGATAATGAGCAAGTGGAGCTGGAATATTTTACCTTTAAAAAGGGCGCGAATTATACcaaatattttgaagaaaaatataaaaaaaaatga
- a CDS encoding ubiquinol-cytochrome c reductase hinge protein, putative (encoded by transcript PVX_085190A) — MSYPYYTEFFVRFPKFKEREESERTVDPRIELEKKCQAKCVRPVNEYQSCVSRVQAKPEMKGNCLGQHEEMYMCIDHCVAKDLFNYLV; from the coding sequence ATGTCGTACCCGTACTACACCGAGTTTTTTGTGCGCTTCCCCAAGTTCAAGGAGAGGGAGGAAAGCGAAAGGACCGTGGACCCCAGGATcgagttggaaaaaaagtgccaGGCAAAATGCGTGCGACCCGTCAACGAGTATCAGAGCTGCGTGAGCAGAGTACAGGCCAAGCCAGAAATGAAGGGAAATTGTCTTGGGCAGCACGAAGaaatgtatatgtgcatCGACCACTGTGTGGCGAAGGATCTGTTTAACTACCTCGTATAG